The Nothobranchius furzeri strain GRZ-AD chromosome 6, NfurGRZ-RIMD1, whole genome shotgun sequence genome includes a region encoding these proteins:
- the enoph1 gene encoding enolase-phosphatase E1 isoform X2, whose amino-acid sequence MATVSIPARTTTILLDIEGTTTPITFVKDILFPYIREHLEDHLSTHWEEDECKQDVHLLKKQIEEDMRQNRSCPVHTVDQTVHTDEEKAIREVVENVMWQMAADRKSTALKQLQGHMWRAAYTSGRIKGEIYPDVIPSIRMWREHGLKVYIYSSGSVEAQKLLFGYSVEGDVLDLFDGHFDTTIGAKVDAKSYGRIAERIGCRPEEITFLTDVIREAKAAEEASMNVLVVVRPGNMELTDEESASYNLITSFSQLQLIGRA is encoded by the exons ATGGCCACTGTTTCTATTCCTGCTCGCACTACAACAATCTTGTTGGACATCGAGGGAACCACTACACCAATTACATTCGTTAAG GATATTTTGTTTCCTTACATCAGGGAGCATCTGGAGGATCACCTGTCCACTCACTGGGAGGAAGACGAGTGCAAACAAGATGTGCATTTGCTAAAGAAACAG ATTGAAGAGGACATGAGGCAGAACCGATCATGTCCGGTCCACACGGTGGATCAGACCGTCCACACAGACGAGGAGAAGGCCATCAGGGAGGTTGTGGAGAATGTAATGTGGCAGATGGCGGCAGACAGGAAGTCCACCGCCCTCAAACAGCTCCAGGGTCACATGTGGAGAGCGGCTTATACCTCTGGAAGAATCAAAGGCGA GATCTACCCAGATGTGATTCCATCCATCAGAATGTGGCGAGAACATGGCCTGAAAGTCTACATTTACTCATCTGGAAGCGTAGAGGCTCAGAAACTCCTGTTTGGATACTCGGTGGAAGGAGACGTTCTAGAT TTATTTGACGGCCACTTCGACACAACGATAGGagctaaagttgatgccaaaagcTACGGGAGGATCGCTGAGCGGATCGGCTGTCGTCCTGAGGAAATCACTTTCCTAACAGACGTGATCAGAG AGGCTAAAGCAGCAGAAGAAGCCAGCATGAACGTCCTGGTGGTGGTCAGACCTGGAAACATGGAGCTGACGGATGAGGAGAGCGCCAGCTACAACCTCATTACCTCCTTTAGTCAGCTTCAGCTGATTGGTCGAGCTTAA
- the tmem150c gene encoding transmembrane protein 150C — protein MRTFSLWALLPPIFSVGTAAGLWMVYFVALYNEKVVAMSSEYRGKNGSLYPPFISVTGNFPPASCFFSQVMNMGAFLGFVIGLLRYLQLKKKIEKPWLNYVSAAGFLMGCFGMTLVGNFQLFEEMLIHNIGTLMTFGLGTVYCWMQSYITLKVNLSNEGKAVAIIRFLLSAAITICVALKYALLLNPDKMHAARCQWALVMFFLAFFGTFSVEFRHFHVDMTVDNLEHPVSQFESSDVFRQHLEQL, from the exons GTACTTTGTTGCTCTTTACAATGAAAAAGTTGTAGCTATGAGTTCAGAGTACAG gggAAAAAATGGATCACTGTATCCTCCCTTCATAAG TGTTACAGGCAACTTTCCACCAGCTAGCTGCTTCTTCAGCCAGGTCATGAACATGGGAGCATTTTTAG GCTTTGTCATCGGCCTCCTCAGATATCTTCAGCTGAAGAAGAAAATAGAAAAACCTTGGCTAAACTATGTCAGCGCAGCCGGTTTCCTTATGGGCTGCTTTGGAATGACACTTGTGGGAAACTTCCAG ttattTGAAGAGATGCTGATTCACAACATCGGCACATTGATGACCTTTGGACTGGGGACGGTGTACTGCTGGATGCAGTCTTACATCACCCTGAAGGTTAACCTGAGCAATGAGGGGAAGGCTGTCGCCATTATTCGCTTCCTGCTGTCTGCAGCCATTACAATTTGTGTTGCACTAAAATATG CTCTGTTGCTGAACCCTGACAAGATGCATGCAGCTCGATGCCAGTGGGCTCTTGTCATGTTCTTCCTCGCCTTCTTCGGCACTTTCAGTGTTGAGTTTCGTCACTTCCACGTGGACATGACAGTAGACAATTTAGAGCATCCCGTCAGTCAGTTCGAGtcttctgatgtttttagacagCACCTGGAGCAGCTGTAG
- the enoph1 gene encoding enolase-phosphatase E1 isoform X1: MFLNDESLLLKYSVSSPSELEVNCQTGTFTEMATVSIPARTTTILLDIEGTTTPITFVKDILFPYIREHLEDHLSTHWEEDECKQDVHLLKKQIEEDMRQNRSCPVHTVDQTVHTDEEKAIREVVENVMWQMAADRKSTALKQLQGHMWRAAYTSGRIKGEIYPDVIPSIRMWREHGLKVYIYSSGSVEAQKLLFGYSVEGDVLDLFDGHFDTTIGAKVDAKSYGRIAERIGCRPEEITFLTDVIREAKAAEEASMNVLVVVRPGNMELTDEESASYNLITSFSQLQLIGRA; the protein is encoded by the exons TTACAGAAATGGCCACTGTTTCTATTCCTGCTCGCACTACAACAATCTTGTTGGACATCGAGGGAACCACTACACCAATTACATTCGTTAAG GATATTTTGTTTCCTTACATCAGGGAGCATCTGGAGGATCACCTGTCCACTCACTGGGAGGAAGACGAGTGCAAACAAGATGTGCATTTGCTAAAGAAACAG ATTGAAGAGGACATGAGGCAGAACCGATCATGTCCGGTCCACACGGTGGATCAGACCGTCCACACAGACGAGGAGAAGGCCATCAGGGAGGTTGTGGAGAATGTAATGTGGCAGATGGCGGCAGACAGGAAGTCCACCGCCCTCAAACAGCTCCAGGGTCACATGTGGAGAGCGGCTTATACCTCTGGAAGAATCAAAGGCGA GATCTACCCAGATGTGATTCCATCCATCAGAATGTGGCGAGAACATGGCCTGAAAGTCTACATTTACTCATCTGGAAGCGTAGAGGCTCAGAAACTCCTGTTTGGATACTCGGTGGAAGGAGACGTTCTAGAT TTATTTGACGGCCACTTCGACACAACGATAGGagctaaagttgatgccaaaagcTACGGGAGGATCGCTGAGCGGATCGGCTGTCGTCCTGAGGAAATCACTTTCCTAACAGACGTGATCAGAG AGGCTAAAGCAGCAGAAGAAGCCAGCATGAACGTCCTGGTGGTGGTCAGACCTGGAAACATGGAGCTGACGGATGAGGAGAGCGCCAGCTACAACCTCATTACCTCCTTTAGTCAGCTTCAGCTGATTGGTCGAGCTTAA